The following coding sequences lie in one Glycine max cultivar Williams 82 chromosome 19, Glycine_max_v4.0, whole genome shotgun sequence genomic window:
- the LOC100807885 gene encoding dnaJ protein ERDJ3B encodes MAHRGATLFFLLFAICYSLIAIAGKSYYDILQLSKGASDEQIKRAYRKLALKYHPDKNPGNEEANKKFAEISNAYEVLSDSEKRNIYDRYGEEGLKQHAASGGRGGGMNFQDIFGSFFGGGQMEEEEKIVKGDDVVVDLDATLEDLYMGGTLKVWREKNVLKPASGKRRCNCRNEVYHKQIGPGMFQQMTEQVCEQCPNVKYVREGYFITVDIEKGMQDGQEVLFYEDGEPIIDGESGDLRFRIRTAPHDVFRREGNDLHTTVTITLVQALVGFEKTIKHLDEHLVDISTKEITKPKQVRKFKGEGMPLHMSNKKGDLYVTFEVLFPTSLTEEQKTKIKAILG; translated from the exons ATGGCGCATCGAGGAGCCACGCTGTTCTTCCTTCTATTCGCTATCTGCTATTCTCTCATCGCCATTGCTGG AAAGAGCTATTACGATATACTTCAACTGTCGAAGGGTGCATCGGACGAGCAGATAAAGAGGGCGTATAGGAAGCTAGCATTGAAGTACCATCCTGATAAGAACCCCGGCAATGAAGAAGCTAATAAGAAATTTGCTGAGATTAGCaatg CGTATGAAGTGTTGTCGGATAGCGAGAAGAGGAATATTTACGATAGGTATGGTGAGGAAGGTTTGAAGCAGCATGCTGCTAGTGGAGGCAGAGGTGGTGGAATGAACTTCCAAGATATTTTTGGCTC TTTCTTTGGTGGGGGAcaaatggaagaagaagagaaaattgTAAAAGGAGATGACGTGGTTGTTGATTTGGATGCAACACTTGAAGATTTGTACATGGGAGGTACCTTGAAG GTTTGGAGGGAAAAGAATGTACTAAAGCCAGCATCTGGGAAAAGACGCTGTAACTGTAGAAATGAGGTTTATCACAAGCAAATTGGGCCTGGGATGTTTCAACAGATGACAGAGCAG GTCTGTGAGCAATGTCCCAACGTCAAATATGTAAGGGAGGGGTATTTCATCACTGTTGATATTGAGAAAGGCATGCAAGATGGGCAG GAGGTGCTATTTTATGAGGACGGTGAACCCATAATTGATGGAGAATCTGGAGATTTAAGG TTTCGTATCCGTACTGCACCTCATGACGTCTTCAGAAGAGAAGGCAATGACTTGCACACTACTGTCACTATAACTCTG GTTCAAGCCCTTGTTGGTTTTGAGAAGACCATTAAACACCTAGATGAGCATCTGGTGGACATAAGCACAAAG GAAATCACAAAGCCAAAGCAGGTGAGGAAGTTCAAAGGGGAGGGTATGCCATTGCATATGAGCAACAAAAAAGGAGATCTTTACGTCACTTTTGAGGTTCTATTCCCCACGTCACTAACGGAGGAGcagaaaacaaagataaaagcAATTCTTGGTTAG
- the LOC100817848 gene encoding phospholipase A1 PLIP2, chloroplastic yields the protein MDALCLHSSICGIAPSISITASARANDYASHSQVKAVGSFSLFSRFSFRFPLKSFWPRPPTGNASGYHGLAVDDDAVLAENATAETERGEGEGQNGNWVLKIFHIRSVWRGEQRSDEGEAMANGQTDKECDDCRVEEEENEEVSFDRDSFSRMLRRVSLSEARLYARISHLGNLAYSIPKINPGKLFKHYGLRFVTSSIEKKKLAVAAEKNQTTFAATQKEETNEENGGETKEEKNNGGYMISASAAYEIAASAASYLHAQTRSILPFKSSDAVEGEGSHEASNERFNGEKMANTEEANLKATTDSVTAVVAANEQVKQVFADDLNSTSSSPCEWFVCDDDQTSTRYFVIQGSESFASWQANLLFEPVQFEGLDVHVHRGIYEAAKGTYQQMLPEIRGHLKSHGSRATFRFTGHSLGGSLALLVNLMLLIRKEAPFSSLLPVITFGAPSIMCGGDTLLDMLGLPRSHVQAITLHRDIVTRVFCCQYPNHLAELLKAVNSNFRNHPCLNNQKLLYAPMGELLILQPDENFSPSHHLLPSGSGLYLLSGSLSESSDTLKQIHAAQLVFLNTPHPLEILSDRSAYGSGGTIQRDHDMNSYLKCVRTVICQELNQIRKARREQRRKAWWPLVLPHGRNTDIVGGSMIQDRPSFSGIIQIGKESLKRFSRLV from the exons ATGGATGCTCTGTGTTTACACAGTAGCATTTGTGGGATAGCTCCGTCAATTTCCATTACTGCATCTGCACGCGCCAATGATTACGCGTCACACTCTCAGGTGAAAGCTGTTGGGAGCTTCTCCTTGTTTTCCAGATTCTCTTTTAGATTCCCTTTGAAGTCCTTTTGGCCACGACCACCAACGGGGAATGCCTCCGGTTACCACGGTCTCGCCGTCGACGACGACGCCGTTTTGGCAGAGAATGCAACGGCCGAGACAGAACGAGGAGAAGGAGAGGGACAAAATGGGAACTGGGTTTTGAAGATTTTTCATATAAGGTCTGTTTGGAGAGGGGAACAGAGGAGCGATGAAGGGGAAGCTATGGCCAATGGTCAAACGGATAAAGAGTGTGATGATTGTagggttgaagaagaagaaaatgaagaggtTTCGTTCGATAGAGACTCGTTTTCGAGAATGCTTCGCAGGGTGTCATTGTCCGAAGCTAGATTATATGCGCGCATATCCCACTTGGGCAATTTGGCATACTCTATTCCCAAAATCAAT CCAGGGAAACTCTTCAAACACTATGGACTGCGTTTTGTAACTTCATccatagagaaaaagaaattagcTGTGGCAGCTGAAAAAAATCAGACAACATTTGCTGCTACTCAGAAGGAAGAAACTAATGAGGAGAATGGGGGAGaaacaaaagaggaaaagaatAATGGTGGATACATGATAAGTGCATCTGCTGCATATGAGATTGCTGCTTCTGCTGCCTCTTATCTCCATGCTCAGACAAGGAGCATACTTCCATTCAAATCTTCTGATGCTGTGGAAGGTGAAGGTTCACATGAAGCAAGCAATGAAAGATTTAACGGCGAGAAGATGGCAAACACGGAGGAGGCAAATTTGAAGGCAACTACGGATTCGGTAACAGCAGTTGTTGCTGCAAATGAGCAAGTAAAGCAGGTTTTTGCAGATGATTTGAACTCAACAAGCTCTTCACCCTGTGAATGGTTCGTATGTGATGATGACCAGACCTCTACAAGATATTTTGTGATCCAG GGCTCCGAGTCGTTTGCATCCTGGCAAGCAAACCTACTATTTGAACCAGTTCAATTTGAG ggGTTAGATGTTCATGTACATAGAGGTATATACGAGGCTGCAAAAGGGACATATCAACAGATGTTGCCAGAAATTCGTGGTCACCTAAAATCTCATGGTTCACGTGCAACTTTCCGATTCACTGGTCATTCTCTTGGGGGGAGCTTGGCACTACTTGTAAATCTTATGCTACTGATAAGGAAGGAAGCGCCATTCTCCTCTCTGCTTCCTGTCATAACCTTTGGGGCACCATCCATCATGTGTGGAGGTGACACTCTACTTGACATGCTTGGATTGCCACGGAGCCATGTTCAGGCAATCACATTGCACAGAGATATAGTAACACGAGTATTTTGTTGCCAGTACCCTAACCATCTTGCAGAACTACTAAAGGCTGTTAATAGTAACTTCCGCAATCATCCTTGCCTTAATAACCAG AAACTATTATATGCACCAATGGGAGAACTGCTGATTCTCCAGCCAGATGAGAATTTTTCACCAAGTCATCATCTCCTACCCTCAGGCAGTGGTCTATATCTTTTGAGTGGTTCTTTGTCAGAATCTAGTGACACATTAAAACAAATCCATGCAGCTCAATTGGTCTTCTTGAACACTCCACACCCACTTGAGATATTAAGTGACCGATCTGCCTATGGATCTGGAGGAACCATTCAGAGAGATCATGACATGAATTCCTACTTAAAATGTGTGAGAACCGTGATTTGCCAAGAACTTAACCAAATTCGCAAGGCGAGGAGAGAGCAAAGGCGAAAGGCGTGGTGGCCTCTCGTGCTGCCACATGGAAGGAACACTGACATAGTTGGGGGGTCCATGATTCAAGACCGGCCTTCCTTCTCTGGCATCATTCAGATAGGTAAAGAGTCATTGAAAAGGTTTAGTAGACTTGTTTGA